In Triticum urartu cultivar G1812 chromosome 6, Tu2.1, whole genome shotgun sequence, the following proteins share a genomic window:
- the LOC125516593 gene encoding SNF2 domain-containing protein ENL1-like gives MTYIITLTNLSKEVENHHDIDGDEEKEEDWRRTLRWGPPLYRLPGRVFKMLYAHQHDGLSWLWSLHCRGTGGILGDDMGLGKTMQKMWAIFNFCCPEAMGDEEEFRTRYQRPISRGNDKTASNREKHIRSNAAKELRERIKPNFLRRMKSEVSLETGLTDDKKLPKKDELIIWLKLTDCQRRLYEAFLNSELVQFESEGNPLAALNVLKKICDHPLICTQRAAGDILEGMDGDFSTQDIVMVEKMAMNLADMAHDDDAVQFSQEVSCKLSFILSLLPNLLEEGHNVLIFSQTCKMLNLIQEAIILEGYDFSRMDGGITDISERERIVKDFQEGYGGQIFLLTTKVGGLGLTLTKAARVILVDPAWNPSTDNQSVDWVDRIGQTKEVIVYRLMTSATVEEKMYKSQVLKGGLFRAATEKKEQRRYFSQSDLWELFSMPEQGFDISLTQKQLQEEHGQQLDMDESLREHIQFLEKQGIAGVSHHSLLFSETEILPMLSENDAPGRGAHGKPKVEGVTARTHLAGKNTDSDIPEEINWLSETLASTTLAAGAEPASVWRRDTWFG, from the exons ATGACTTATATTATAACTCTAACAAATCTTAGT AAAGAGGTGGAAAACCACCATGACATCGACGGCGacgaggagaaggaggaggactgGAGGAGGACTTTGAGATGGGGCCCGCCGCTGTACAGGCTCCCAGGGAGGGTATTCAAGATGCTCTACGCCCACCAGCACGATGGGCTCAGTTGGCTCTGGTCGCTGCACTGCAGGGGAACCGGCGGGATCCTAGGGGACGACATGGGACTCGGCAAGACCATGCAG AAAATGTGGGCGATTTTCAATTTCTGTTGCCCGGAAGCCATGGGTGATGAGGAAGA GTTCAGAACAAGGTATCAACGGCCTATCAGTCGAGGAAATGACAAGACCGCAAGCAATCGAGAGAAGCACATACGCTCAAATGCAGCGAAG GAATTAAGAGAACGGATAAAGCCAAATTTCTTGCGACGCATGAAAAGTGAAGTGTCCCTTGAGACTGGGTTGACAGATGATAAAAAGCTTCCAAAGAAGGATGAGCTAATTATCTGGCTGAAATTAACAGATTGCCAG AGACGTCTATATGAAGCTTTTCTGAACAGTGAGCTAGTTCAATTTGAATCGGAAGGAAATCCCTTGGCTGCTCTTAAT GTATTGAAAAAAATATGTGATCACCCACTGATATGCACTCAGAGAGCTGCTGGGGACATCTTGGAAGGCATGGATGGAGATTTTAGTACTCAGGATATAGTGATGGTTGAAAAAATGGCCATGAACCTCGCAGATATGGCTCATGATGATGATGCAGTACAATTCAGTCAGGAAGTCTCATGCAAGTTATCTTTTATCCTGTCTTTGTTG CCGAATCTTCTTGAAGAGGGCCACAATGTTCTGATATTTTCTCAGACTTGTAAAATGCTAAACCTTATTCAG GAAGCTATAATATTAGAGGGCTACGACTTTTCTCGCATGGATGGTGGCATCACTGATATTTCCGAGAGGGAAAGGATTGTGAAG GATTTTCAAGAGGGCTACGGAGGTCAAATatttttactgaccacaaaaGTCGGTGGTCTTGGACTTACACTCACCAAGGCAGCTCGTGTCATACTAGTCGATCCTGCTTGGAATCCAAG TACGGATAATCAGAGCGTTGATTGGGTTGATCGAATTGGACAGACCAAAGAAGTGATTGTGTACCGCTTAATGACCTCTGCAACTGTCGAAGAAAAGATGTATAAATCGCAG GTCCTCAAGGGTGGTTTGTTTAGGGCAGCCACGGAGAAGAAAGAACAGAGACGTTACTTCAGCCAGAGC GACCTTTGGGAGCTTTTCAGTATGCCGGAACAAGGTTTTGATATTTCCCTCACGCAGAAACAACTGCAAGAAGAGCATGGACAGCAGCTTGACAT GGACGAGTCGTTGCGGGAGCACATCCAGTTTCTGGAGAAGCAAGGAATAGCAGGTGTGAGCCATCACAGCCTCCTATTTTCAGAAACAGAAATCTTGCCGATGTTGAGTGAGAACGATGCTCCGGGCAG GGGTGCCCATGGTAAGCCGAAGGTCGAGGGCGTCACTGCTAGAACACACTTGGCAGGCAAGAACACAGATTCAGATATCCCTGAAGAAATCAACTGGCTGTCGGAAACCCTCGCGAGCACG ACGCTGGCCGCGGGAGCCGAGCCTGCCTCAGTGTGGAGACGGGACACATGGTTT